In a genomic window of Salminus brasiliensis chromosome 12, fSalBra1.hap2, whole genome shotgun sequence:
- the tecpr1b gene encoding tectonin beta-propeller repeat-containing protein 1: MPGSLLWAVDVYGRVFRLSTTGGRWERCKDVLLELKRVTAAEQGCWGIGCDHQVYLNVLPSDVTIRHQEETYENQRWNPVEGYTDTLLPTDRWQWTDESGQKPQPLHSFHLPSDNWEWEGDWYVDDESCGRESTATGGWEYAVDFPATFTKEKKWNSCVRRRRWLRYRRYKARGSWAKVPLDRGRPPPEPFTDISCGGWEMSDSPEKHICLWAVSQQGKVWFRSGVHQQNPEGMTWEHVPVPREVSQISAGPGDLLWAVLWDGQLLVRTGISKDCPKGVSWVTVDPPSKAGVIHIAVGVNVVWAITKDNKVWFRRGVNSHNSSGLGWISIGGEMVMISVGPSDQVWGVGSEDRTIYFRHGVTPTEVTGKAWAPVCVQLDSGHTTNKPSDGCLFSGQLTGPSQGSVLSCEDSDVPRPHIPKITSDSFISALVADRSAPPEVSTAAANSTESEVDQDALQVAGVKDDACAQPSVLPSSQQNGGEIPWSNVDLEEMKSPPASAVQNSVAMYHMELGAIVEQEEAPPWAWITGGGCAIDSNSSISWLETTDTGLLSPSITPALSAAAVQGPLAERERALREKEKTMEKSVSVRKGVMCWWRDWPQQQWEEVGVALEQVRGGGAPRDDILYILYTHNEERKYLHAVIGEVTALVPVLWESLFALAVYTAERTEQRWPILLATESHQDFEHWLSLLSESCCESRALRAPPSKQALWAVTSKGDIMVHDPLPSLEAPAQYLPCDQMFWRQVPGHLLCVESNSLGVVWGVGYDHTAWVYTGGCRGNQTQDVTTGNAQTDVRNIYIYENQRWNPVTGYTDKGLPTDRHMWSDALGLKECTKENTKPPSPQWTWVSDWAIDYNTPGGTDKEGWQYAADFPVTFHGYKTMKDFVRRRRWLRKCKITLTGPWQKVPPIPLIDVTILPCLAQSSLEQVPVWAISEKGDVLCRLGVNTQNPAGSSWLHVGTDQPFKSICIGGGHQVWAIARDGAVFYRGSVSSQNPAGECWYHIPSPPRQVLRQVSVGRTSVYAVDENCNLWYRQGLTPSYPQGSAWELISSNVLRVSVGPLDQVWIIADKVPGYPLESSGTVCHRLGVRPMQPKGLSWDFGIGGGWEHLSVRGNSTEAQRAVLRSPLPSRSQAQVNGNAAGC, translated from the exons ATGCCAGGATCCCTCCTGTGGGCCGTAGATGTGTATGGGAGGGTGTTCAGGCTGTCCACCACCGGAGGGCGCTGGGAGCGCTGTAAGGATGtgctgctggagctgaaacGGGTCACCGCTGCAGAGCAGGGCTGCTGGGGCATTGGCTGTGACCATCAGGTCTACCTTAATGTACTCCCAAGTGATGTGACTATACGTCACCAAGAGGAGACTTATGAGAACCAG AGATGGAACCCAGTCGAGggatacacagacacactgctGCCCACAGACCGCTGGCAGTGGACAGATGAGTCTGGACAGAAACCACAACCTCTCCACAGCTTCCACCTGCCGTCAGATAACTGGGAGTGGGAGGGGGACTGGTATGTGGACGATGAGAGCTGTGGGAGAGAGTCTACTGCAACAGGG GGCTGGGAGTACGCTGTAGACTTTCCTGCCACCTTCACCAAAGAGAAGAAATGGAACTCGTGTGTCCGTCGCAGGCGATGGCTTCGCTACAGGAGATATAAAGCACGGGGATCATGGGCCAAG GTGCCTTTGGACAGGGGCAGGCCTCCTCCAGAGCCCTTCACTGATATCAGCTGTGGAGGCTGGGAGATGAGTGATAGTCCAGAGAAGCACATCTGTCTGTGGGCTGTGTCTCAACAAGGGAAG GTGTGGTTTCGTTCAGGCGTCCATCAGCAGAACCCAGAAGGGATGACCTGGGAGCATGTCCCTGTACCCAGAGAGGTGTCGCAGATCAGTGCCGGCCCAGGGGACTTGCTGTGGGCCGTGCTGTGGGATGGACAGCTGCTGGTCAGAACTGGTATCAGCAAGGACTGCCCTAAAG GTGTATCATGGGTGACAGTGGATCCTCCAAGCAAGGCGGGAGTCATCCACATAGCAGTGGGGGTTAATGTAGTTTGGGCAATCACCAAAGATAACAAG GTGTGGTTCAGAAGAGGAGTGAACTCTCATAACTCCAGTGGCCTAGGTTGGATCAGTATTGGTGGAGAGATGGTGATGATCAGCGTGGGGCCCAGTGACCAG GTGTGGGGAGTTGGCAGCGAGGACAGGACTATTTATTTCCGCCATGGAGTGACCCCCACTGAGGTTACCGGAAAGGCATGGGCCCCTGTGTGTGTCCAACTGGACAGCGGTCATACTACAAACAAACCCAG TGACGGTTGCCTGTTCAGCGGTCAGCTCACCGGCCCTTCTCAGGGTTCCGTACTCAGCTGCGAGGACTCAGACGTCCCCAGGCCGCATATCCCCAAGATCACCAGCGATAGTTTCATCTCTGCCCTGGTGGCTGACCGCAGTGCTCCTCCAGAGGTGTCGACCGCAGCGGCAAACTCTACTGAATCTGAAGTGGACCAGGATG CACTACAAGTGGCTGGGGTGAAGGACGATGCTTGTGCCCAGCCCTCAGTACTCCCATCCAGCCAGCAAAATGGAGGTGAGATTCCATGGAGTAACGTAGATCTGGAGGAGATGAAAAGTCCACCAGCCAGTGCTGTGCAAAACTCGGTGGCCATGTACCACATGGAGTTGGGAGCCATTGTGGAGCAGGAAGAGGCGCCTCCGTGGGCCTGGATCACAGGAGGAGGATGTGCAATTGATTCTAACTCTAGCATCAGCTGGCTGGAAACTACAG ACACAGGcctgctgtctccctccatcaCCCCTGCTCTTAGTGCTGCAGCTGTTCAGGGTCctctggcagagagagagagagcactgcgagaaaaagagaaaactaTGGAGAAG TCTGTGAGTGTGCGAAAGGGTGTGATGTGCTGGTGGAGGGACTGGCCACAGCAGCAGTGGGAGGAGGTAGGCGTGGCTCTGGAGCAGGTTAGGGGTGGTGGAGCTCCTCGGGACGACATCCTCTACATCTTGTATACACACAATGAGGAGAGGAAG TATCTGCATGCTGTGATCGGAGAGGTGACAGCTCTTGTTCCGGTGCTATGGGAGTCCCTATTTGCGCTGGCCGTTTATACAGCCGAGAGGACAGAGCAGAGAtggcctattctattggctacaGAGTCCCACCAAGACTTTGAGCACTGG CTGTCTCTGTTAAGTGAGTCTTGTTGTGAGTCCAGGGCTCTCCGGGCACCTCCTTCCAAACAAGCCCTGTGGGCCGTTACCTCCAAAGGGGACATTATGGTGCATGACCCATTGCCCAGCCTGGAAGCACCCGCCCAGTACTTACCCTGTGACCAAAT GTTCTGGCGCCAGGTCCCTGGTCACCTGCTTTGTGTGGAGTCTAACAGTCTGGGTGTGGTGTGGGGCGTCGGCTATGACCACACGGCCTGGGTCTACACGGGGGGCTGCAGGGGAAACCAAACACAGG ATGTCACAACAGGTAACGCACAGACTGATGTTAGAAACATCTACATCTACGAGAACCAGCGGTGGAACCCTGTGACTGGATACACAGATAA GGGTCTTCCAACAGACCGGCATATGTGGAGCGACGCCCTGGGACTGAAGGAATGCACCAAAGAGAACACCAAACCGCCCTCACCTCAGTGGACGTGG GTGTCAGACTGGGCCATTGACTATAACACTCCTGGCGGGACAGACAAGGAAGGCTGGCAGTATGCTGCAGATTTCCCAGT GACATTTCATGGATACAAGACCATGAAAGACTTTGTGAGACGAAGGCGATGGCTCAG GAAGTGTAAGATTACGTTAACGGGGCCCTGGCAGAAAGTCCCACCCATCCCGCTGATTGATGTCACCATCCTGCCGTGTCTGGCCCAGAGCAGTCTGGAGCAGGTGCCTGTGTGGGCCATCAGTGAGAAGGGGGACGTGTTGTGTCGCCTGGGAGTCAACACTCAGAACCCAGCC GGCAGCTCGTGGCTCCATGTTGGGACAGACCAGCCCTTTAAGTCCATCTGCATTGGAGGAGGCCATCAGGTGTGGGCCATTGCCCGGGATGGAGCTGTGTTTTACCGTGGCTCTGTATCATCTCAAAACCCTGCAG GCGAGTGTTGGTACCACATTCCTTCACCTCCCAGACAGGTCCTGAGACAGGTGTCTGTGGGCAGGACCTCTGTTTATGCTGTGGATGAAAACT GTAATCTGTGGTACAGGCAGGGTCTGACCCCCAGTTATCCTCAGGGGTCTGCATGGGAGCTCATCTCCAGCAATGTGCTCAGGGTCTCTGTTGGACCACTGGACCAG GTTTGGATTATTGCTGATAAAGTTCCGGGTTATCCTTTGGAAAGCTCAGGCACCGTGTGCCACAGGCTAGGAGTGCGGCCTATGCAGCCTAAAGGCTTGTCCTGGGATTTTGGAATTGGG GGGGGGTGGGAGCACCTCTCAGTGAGAGGGAATTCTACAGAGGCTCAGCGTGCGGTTCTTCGCAGCCCTCTGCCCAGCCGGAGCCAGGCGCAGGTGAATGGGAATGCTGCGGGATGTTGA